From one Bos indicus x Bos taurus breed Angus x Brahman F1 hybrid chromosome 7, Bos_hybrid_MaternalHap_v2.0, whole genome shotgun sequence genomic stretch:
- the LEAP2 gene encoding liver-expressed antimicrobial peptide 2: protein MWHLKLFAVLMICLLLLAQVDGSPIPQQSSAKRRPRRMTPFWRAVSLRPIGASCRDDSECITRLCRKRRCSLSVAQE from the exons ATGTGGCACCTCAAACTCTTTGCAGTACTCATGATCTGCCTGTTGCTGTTAGCCCAG GTAGATGGCTCTCCAATACCACAACAGAGTTCAGCAAAGAGAAGGCCGAGGAGAATGACCCCATTTTGGAGAGCGGTTTCCCTCAGGCCCATTGGAGCCTCCTGTCGGGATGATTCTGAATGTATCACGAGGCTATGCAG AAAAAGACGCTGCTCCCTAAGTGTGGCCCAGGAATGA